From the Primulina tabacum isolate GXHZ01 chromosome 15, ASM2559414v2, whole genome shotgun sequence genome, one window contains:
- the LOC142526786 gene encoding myb-related protein 308-like: MGRSPCCEKAHTNKGAWTKEEDDRLIAYIRGHGEGCWRSLPKAAGLLRCGKSCRLRWINYLRPDLKRGNFTEAEDELIIKLHSLLGNKWSLIAGRLPGRTDNEIKNYWNTHIRRKLVSRGIDPTTHMPINEPAAAAGEATTISFSGVTNPKEELNIAKNGILMNVVQERCPDLNLELRISPPYQQEPLKTTLCFGCNQGIKNSKDCKCTDGKLISGSGGKSGYDFLGIKNRVVLEYRSLEMK, from the exons ATGGGGAGGTCTCCATGTTGTGAGAAAGCTCACACGAACAAAGGTGCATGGACTAAAGAAGAGGATGATCGTCTCATTGCTTATATTCGGGGACACGGCGAGGGATGCTGGCGGTCACTGCCTAAGGCCGCGGGGCTCCTCCGATGCGGCAAGAGCTGCCGCCTCCGGTGGATCAACTATCTCAGGCCCGACCTCAAACGTGGAAACTTTACAGAAGCTGAGGATGAACTCATTATCAAACTCCATAGCCTTCTTGGCAATAA GTGGTCCTTAATCGCCGGAAGATTGCCAGGAAGAACTGATAATGAGATAAAGAATTACTGGAACACTCATATAAGAAGAAAACTTGTGAGCAGAGGGATTGATCCAACAACCCACATGCCAATAAATGAACCTGCAGCTGCAGCAGGGGAAGCGACAACTATTTCTTTCTCTGGTGTCACGAACCCGAAAGAAGAATTAAACATAGCTAAAAATGGGATATTGATGAACGTGGTTCAAGAACGGTGCCCCGATTTGAATCTCGAGCTCAGAATCAGCCCTCCTTATCAACAAGAACCACTGAAGACAACGCTTTGCTTTGGATGTAACCAGGGGATCAAGAACAGCAAAGATTGCAAATGTACCGATGGTAAATTAATTAGTGGGAGTGGCGGTAAATCTGGTTATGATTTTCTCGGGATAAAAAATCGTGTTGTTTTGGAATACAGAAGCTTGGAGATGAAATGA